In one Staphylococcus lutrae genomic region, the following are encoded:
- a CDS encoding YitT family protein — protein MNRTIRDLILVVIGSFIFAVGVNAFVIAGDLGEGGVTGLAIVLYYAFHWSPAIVNFVVNAILIAIGYKFLSKRSMYLTIVATVLISLFLSLTASWAVKTEDIIINAVFGGFSIGLGIGVIVLAGGTTAGTTILARIANKYLDVSTPYALLFFDLIVVVISLTVIPLDRALLTIISLYIGTKVMDFVIEGLNPKKAVTIISKSPDRIAKMIDEDIGRGITILNGRGYFSKQETDVLYAVISKTQLSRTKRMIRKIDSNAFVVVHDVRDVYGNGFLVED, from the coding sequence GTGAATCGAACAATAAGAGATTTAATATTAGTCGTGATAGGCTCATTTATATTTGCAGTAGGGGTGAACGCATTTGTGATTGCAGGTGATCTCGGTGAAGGGGGTGTGACGGGGTTAGCCATTGTTTTATACTACGCATTCCATTGGTCACCCGCCATTGTTAACTTTGTTGTTAATGCCATCTTGATTGCAATCGGCTATAAGTTTTTAAGTAAACGGAGCATGTATTTAACAATTGTAGCTACTGTATTAATCTCATTGTTTCTAAGTTTAACCGCATCTTGGGCAGTGAAAACGGAAGATATTATTATCAACGCTGTTTTCGGAGGTTTTTCAATCGGTTTAGGTATCGGTGTGATTGTATTGGCAGGGGGGACAACAGCAGGAACGACCATCTTAGCACGGATTGCCAATAAATATTTGGATGTGAGCACACCATACGCATTACTCTTTTTTGATTTAATTGTCGTTGTCATTTCTTTAACTGTGATACCGTTAGATCGTGCACTTTTAACGATTATTAGTCTTTATATTGGTACGAAAGTGATGGACTTTGTTATTGAAGGATTAAATCCTAAGAAAGCAGTGACAATTATTTCAAAATCACCGGACCGTATTGCAAAAATGATAGATGAAGATATTGGGCGAGGTATTACGATTTTGAACGGCAGAGGGTATTTCTCGAAACAAGAAACGGATGTACTTTATGCGGTCATTAGCAAGACCCAATTATCACGAACGAAACGAATGATTCGTAAAATTGATAGCAATGCATTTGTTGTTGTGCATGATGTACGCGATGTTTATGGTAACGGTTTTTTAGTTGAAGACTAG
- a CDS encoding ABC transporter ATP-binding protein has protein sequence MNRLIGKDVTIGYGDRVIVDRLNVAIPDGAITSIIGPNGCGKSTLLKALSRLLNTKSGEICLDGKNIHVQSTKEIAKKIAILPQSPDVSDGLTAGELVSYGRFPHQKGFGRLNEEDKKAIDWAMRVTGTIDFKHRAVNDLSGGQRQRVWIAMALAQKTDIIFLDEPTTYLDISHQLEILELVQELNEKQGTTIIMVLHDINQAIRFSDHLIAMKNGAIVKQGETHEVLTNEILEQVFNIDAELSTDPRTGKPMLITYNLLCKHYEKA, from the coding sequence ATGAATAGATTAATAGGGAAAGATGTCACAATCGGTTATGGTGACCGTGTTATTGTTGATCGTTTGAATGTCGCAATACCAGATGGTGCGATTACTTCAATCATTGGACCGAATGGATGTGGCAAATCGACTTTACTCAAAGCACTTTCTCGATTATTGAATACCAAAAGTGGAGAAATTTGTTTAGATGGTAAGAATATCCATGTTCAATCAACGAAAGAAATTGCTAAAAAAATTGCAATATTACCTCAATCGCCTGACGTTTCAGATGGATTGACGGCTGGAGAGCTTGTGTCATATGGACGTTTTCCTCATCAAAAAGGATTCGGTCGTTTAAATGAAGAAGATAAAAAGGCGATTGATTGGGCGATGCGTGTGACGGGAACGATTGATTTTAAACACCGTGCCGTGAATGATTTAAGTGGAGGTCAACGTCAACGTGTATGGATTGCGATGGCGCTAGCGCAAAAGACGGATATCATTTTTCTCGATGAGCCAACAACTTATTTAGATATTTCACATCAGCTTGAAATTTTAGAGCTCGTTCAAGAACTGAATGAGAAACAAGGAACGACGATTATTATGGTCCTACATGATATCAATCAAGCGATTCGCTTTTCAGATCATTTGATTGCGATGAAAAATGGTGCGATTGTTAAACAAGGAGAGACACATGAAGTGCTCACAAATGAAATTTTAGAACAAGTCTTTAATATTGATGCAGAATTAAGTACAGATCCACGTACAGGAAAGCCCATGTTGATTACTTATAATTTATTATGTAAGCATTACGAGAAGGCTTAA